The following are encoded together in the Nitrospira sp. genome:
- a CDS encoding VOC family protein produces MKRLHIHIGVDNIEESVRFYSALFGAAPVKTKADYAKWLLNDPHVNFAVSTRAKTRGIDHLGIQVDDEAELTALREQIEAAELPAIDEGETVCCYAKSDKSWVQDPAGIAWEAYRTMEDAELFSGKSPTADSACCTPQTMGTPACCEPSEKTAGCCG; encoded by the coding sequence ATGAAACGTCTGCACATTCATATAGGGGTTGACAACATTGAAGAGTCCGTCCGCTTTTATAGTGCTCTCTTTGGCGCCGCTCCGGTGAAAACCAAAGCAGATTATGCCAAATGGCTGCTCAATGACCCGCACGTGAATTTTGCGGTGTCGACCCGTGCCAAGACGAGGGGCATTGACCATCTCGGCATTCAGGTGGATGACGAGGCGGAATTAACCGCGCTGCGGGAACAGATCGAGGCCGCCGAGCTACCTGCCATCGATGAGGGTGAAACGGTCTGCTGTTATGCCAAGTCTGACAAATCGTGGGTGCAAGACCCGGCGGGCATTGCCTGGGAAGCCTATCGCACGATGGAGGATGCCGAGCTCTTCTCAGGCAAGTCCCCCACTGCGGACAGTGCCTGTTGCACTCCGCAGACGATGGGAACGCCTGCGTGCTGCGAACCCTCAGAGAAAACCGCTGGCTGCTGTGGTTAA
- a CDS encoding helix-turn-helix transcriptional regulator, which yields MDSRQATTAFAALSQDTRLRVFRLLVEYGQDGTPAGTLSETLGIPHNTMSFHLSQMSHAGLVQSRRESRSIIYTANFEFFTDLIRYMVKDCCRMEFASIREDTQRGCSVIELPTCCPPKGKEKRS from the coding sequence ATGGATTCTAGGCAAGCCACGACCGCATTTGCCGCTCTTTCACAGGATACTCGCCTGCGCGTGTTCCGCTTGCTCGTCGAATACGGACAGGATGGGACACCAGCCGGAACGTTGAGCGAGACGCTCGGCATCCCGCATAACACGATGTCATTCCATCTGTCGCAGATGAGCCATGCCGGGCTTGTCCAGTCGCGCCGTGAAAGTCGCTCTATTATTTACACAGCCAATTTTGAGTTCTTCACCGACCTCATCCGCTATATGGTGAAGGATTGTTGCCGCATGGAGTTCGCCAGCATTCGCGAGGATACACAGCGCGGCTGTTCGGTGATCGAACTGCCTACGTGCTGTCCACCGAAGGGAAAGGAGAAACGCTCATGA
- the pal gene encoding peptidoglycan-associated lipoprotein Pal codes for MNRAIAKSVTVIAVAAVVLSTQGCGKKWVQSDNGSGSGSASSKKLPEISSSSSSGDLSGFSRNPAEERLGQEAYSTALNPSGTTSRQRAELTKEEKAAVEAGLRDVFFGYDQWTLSDEGMEALNHDATYLKDHPGAVLRIEGHCDERGTSDYNMVLGDKRAKAARNYLTAAGVSPKQIAIVSYGKERPFCFDRDETCYQQNRRDHMLLSPR; via the coding sequence ATGAACCGAGCGATAGCTAAATCTGTAACCGTGATCGCAGTAGCGGCAGTCGTGTTGTCGACCCAAGGGTGTGGAAAGAAATGGGTGCAGTCTGACAATGGAAGTGGATCGGGGAGCGCAAGCTCGAAGAAGCTGCCGGAGATTTCAAGTAGCAGTTCAAGTGGAGATCTGAGCGGATTTTCTCGGAATCCGGCTGAGGAACGCCTTGGACAGGAGGCATATTCTACCGCTCTGAATCCATCAGGGACGACCTCTCGCCAACGTGCCGAGTTAACGAAGGAAGAAAAGGCGGCGGTGGAAGCGGGATTGCGGGACGTCTTCTTTGGTTATGACCAATGGACCTTGTCTGATGAAGGAATGGAAGCGCTCAATCATGATGCGACCTACTTGAAGGATCACCCAGGGGCGGTGCTGAGAATTGAGGGCCATTGTGATGAGCGAGGGACCAGTGATTACAATATGGTGTTGGGGGATAAGCGTGCGAAGGCCGCGCGCAACTATCTCACGGCCGCTGGAGTGAGCCCGAAGCAGATCGCAATCGTCTCGTATGGCAAAGAGCGACCTTTCTGCTTTGATCGGGATGAAACCTGCTACCAGCAGAATCGTCGGGATCATATGCTCCTCTCGCCGCGTTAG
- a CDS encoding PilZ domain-containing protein — MKKLGSFFKREASEPIPAQVRPDERRVQPRFTTQFRSTFSGNRQEGQGRTLDISAGGCKIESDMKVEPGSKFECRLHVPGLDWPLRIDEATVRWVDANSFGIAFSRIAPEEFAKLKTVLSDLEAEG, encoded by the coding sequence TTGAAGAAATTGGGTTCTTTCTTTAAGCGTGAGGCTTCCGAACCCATTCCAGCCCAGGTTCGACCGGATGAGCGACGAGTTCAACCGAGATTCACCACGCAGTTTCGCAGTACCTTTTCAGGCAACAGGCAGGAGGGGCAAGGTCGGACTCTGGATATCTCTGCCGGCGGATGTAAGATCGAAAGTGATATGAAGGTCGAGCCCGGATCAAAGTTTGAGTGCCGACTTCATGTACCCGGACTGGATTGGCCGCTGCGCATTGACGAAGCCACGGTGCGCTGGGTGGATGCTAACAGTTTTGGAATCGCCTTTTCGCGTATTGCTCCAGAAGAGTTTGCAAAGCTCAAAACAGTTCTCTCCGATCTCGAGGCTGAAGGCTAG
- the msrA gene encoding peptide-methionine (S)-S-oxide reductase MsrA: MGEHSPTAASEKEVAILAGGCFWCLEAVYDQVIGVESVESGYIGGTLENPTYDAVCGGQTEHAEAVRMTFDPRVISYQALLEIFFAVHDPTTLNRQGNDRGTQYRSAIFYSSQAQRQTAEAMIKTLTDEKLYNAPIVTQVAPASRWYQAESYHQEYFSRNPRQGYCQAVVSPKVAKFRKQFAARLKA, from the coding sequence ATGGGAGAGCACTCACCAACAGCAGCATCTGAGAAGGAAGTTGCCATTCTCGCCGGAGGCTGCTTCTGGTGCCTTGAAGCGGTTTATGACCAAGTCATTGGTGTGGAATCCGTTGAGTCCGGTTATATCGGGGGCACTTTGGAAAACCCTACATATGACGCGGTGTGTGGAGGCCAGACCGAGCATGCTGAAGCAGTGCGAATGACCTTCGATCCACGGGTGATTTCATACCAAGCGCTCCTCGAGATCTTTTTCGCCGTTCACGATCCCACCACGCTGAATCGTCAGGGAAACGATAGGGGGACTCAATACCGCTCCGCGATCTTCTACAGTAGCCAGGCCCAGCGCCAAACGGCCGAGGCGATGATCAAGACCCTCACCGACGAAAAGCTGTACAATGCACCTATCGTCACGCAAGTTGCCCCGGCCTCGAGGTGGTACCAGGCGGAGTCCTATCATCAGGAGTACTTTTCACGGAATCCGCGGCAAGGCTATTGCCAGGCCGTTGTCAGCCCGAAGGTCGCGAAGTTTAGAAAACAATTTGCGGCGCGCCTGAAGGCGTAG
- a CDS encoding porin, with translation MRRLWLAMVMGVIGLGLVLGASSAQAAHDLADILYEKGQITKEEWLRAKADAEKAEEEQRKARDAEFPISVRYKNGFDIQTRDGKFEMLIQNRLQFRFSYPQEGDSLAPANAAAADDKDHSSFRVRRARIKIGGHGFVPWLKYYVEYDWLSNTMLDYRLDIAKFKWATLRVGQWKIDYNRERVDSSGTQTFVERSIVNAPFTLDRQIGVRLGGHLFEKTHAYLVYNIGVFTGTGINNARNDDKKMLWMGRIQWNFLGRDVPFSQSDVEYSPLPIGSIAFAGAHNRTDRIVFPGSRNNTVVDGQFEVDQGVQEFAFKWNGLSIQEEFHVKHVTNETNQQKTTSYGAYAQVGYFPHALIDMIPKELEIAYRYAFVDPNEALRSDVLREHTVAANWFFAMHRNKLTLDYSHLTQPGFTPEDRVRLQWDVSF, from the coding sequence ATGAGGCGATTGTGGTTGGCAATGGTTATGGGGGTGATCGGGTTAGGGCTGGTCCTCGGCGCCAGCAGTGCCCAAGCCGCTCATGATCTGGCGGACATTCTGTATGAAAAGGGACAGATCACGAAGGAAGAGTGGTTGCGGGCCAAAGCTGACGCAGAGAAAGCTGAAGAAGAGCAGCGCAAGGCAAGAGACGCGGAATTTCCGATTTCCGTCCGCTACAAAAATGGGTTCGATATTCAAACCCGCGACGGAAAGTTTGAAATGCTGATCCAAAATCGGCTCCAGTTCCGATTCTCCTATCCACAGGAAGGCGACTCTCTCGCACCGGCCAATGCTGCAGCTGCGGACGACAAGGACCATAGTTCGTTCCGTGTCCGACGTGCTCGTATCAAAATCGGTGGTCACGGCTTCGTGCCCTGGCTGAAGTACTACGTTGAGTACGACTGGTTGAGCAATACCATGCTCGATTATCGGCTGGATATTGCGAAGTTCAAGTGGGCGACGCTGCGCGTGGGGCAGTGGAAAATCGATTACAACCGGGAACGGGTGGATTCGTCTGGCACCCAGACGTTTGTGGAACGATCGATCGTCAATGCACCCTTTACCCTTGATCGACAGATCGGGGTTCGGTTAGGTGGGCATCTCTTTGAAAAGACCCATGCCTATTTGGTCTACAACATCGGAGTCTTCACCGGCACGGGAATCAATAATGCCCGCAATGACGACAAGAAGATGCTCTGGATGGGAAGAATTCAATGGAACTTTTTAGGGCGTGATGTGCCGTTTTCACAGTCTGATGTGGAATACTCGCCCTTGCCGATCGGGAGTATCGCGTTCGCCGGGGCCCATAACCGAACCGATCGGATTGTCTTTCCTGGTAGCAGAAACAATACAGTGGTAGATGGTCAATTCGAGGTCGATCAGGGAGTGCAGGAGTTCGCCTTTAAGTGGAACGGACTTTCGATCCAGGAAGAGTTTCACGTCAAACATGTGACCAATGAGACCAACCAGCAAAAGACCACCAGTTATGGAGCCTATGCCCAGGTCGGGTATTTCCCGCATGCCTTGATCGACATGATTCCGAAGGAGCTCGAAATTGCGTACCGTTACGCCTTCGTCGACCCAAACGAAGCGCTTCGTAGCGATGTGCTCAGGGAACATACGGTCGCGGCCAACTGGTTCTTCGCGATGCATCGCAATAAGCTCACACTGGACTATTCTCACTTGACCCAGCCTGGCTTCACGCCGGAAGATCGGGTCAGGCTGCAATGGGATGTGTCCTTCTAG
- a CDS encoding phosphate ABC transporter substrate-binding protein — protein sequence MTNRTNVPFKRLGLVSALVFGISGLLMSTQVMADEVAQLDPALKGYVKVTGVSGNLNSIGSDTLNNLMTLWAEGFRKQYPGVKIQIEGKGSSTAPPALIEGTAQLGPMSRPMKSTEIDSFERRYKYKPTAFPVAIDALAVYVHRDNPIPGMTMAQVDAVFSKSRRWGARENIDRWGQLGITDDLAASPISIYGRNSASGTYGFFKEHALKNGDYKDEVKEQPGSASVVQGVTEDPAGIGYSGIGYLTSGIRALPLAEKEGGSFAAPTQENAMNGSYPLWRHLLVYVNKAPNKPLDPLVKEFIKFIYSKEGQAVVTKDGFFPLSQTLIEKELAKVE from the coding sequence ATGACAAATCGTACGAACGTGCCTTTCAAGCGGTTAGGATTGGTATCCGCACTTGTGTTCGGTATTAGCGGTCTCCTCATGTCGACACAGGTGATGGCCGACGAGGTTGCCCAGTTGGACCCCGCGCTGAAGGGATATGTTAAGGTCACCGGGGTTTCCGGGAATCTCAATAGTATCGGCTCTGACACGCTTAACAACCTCATGACATTGTGGGCCGAGGGTTTTCGCAAGCAATACCCTGGGGTTAAGATCCAAATTGAGGGGAAGGGCTCCAGCACGGCACCACCGGCATTGATTGAAGGAACTGCGCAACTTGGGCCAATGTCCCGCCCCATGAAATCCACAGAGATCGATTCGTTTGAGCGCAGGTACAAGTACAAGCCGACAGCGTTCCCAGTCGCCATCGACGCGTTAGCGGTCTATGTGCATAGGGATAATCCTATTCCAGGGATGACTATGGCTCAGGTCGATGCAGTCTTCTCAAAGAGTCGTCGATGGGGCGCCAGAGAGAACATCGACCGATGGGGCCAGTTGGGCATCACAGATGACTTGGCTGCCTCGCCAATCAGCATCTATGGCCGGAATTCCGCATCCGGGACCTACGGATTCTTCAAAGAACACGCACTGAAAAACGGTGACTACAAAGATGAAGTCAAAGAGCAGCCGGGATCGGCTTCCGTGGTGCAGGGCGTGACGGAAGATCCTGCAGGGATTGGATACAGTGGCATCGGCTATTTGACGTCCGGCATACGAGCGCTTCCTTTAGCTGAGAAGGAAGGTGGATCCTTTGCGGCTCCGACACAAGAAAATGCGATGAACGGCTCCTATCCGCTCTGGCGCCATCTATTGGTCTATGTCAATAAAGCGCCGAACAAGCCACTCGATCCGCTGGTGAAAGAATTCATCAAGTTTATCTACAGCAAGGAAGGGCAAGCCGTCGTCACCAAAGATGGGTTTTTCCCCCTTTCGCAGACGTTGATAGAAAAGGAATTGGCGAAGGTCGAATAG
- a CDS encoding ABC transporter permease subunit, with translation MSLPPLTPISVLQGDPSPGRGSIPTPALVGGLFSRRQIRSITDGLTRFVIKAGGISIILCILGMCVFLVKEVIPLFLPAQATPVEPITLSPLERPATSTLVGIDEHQELAYVLRGDLLDFVFLGEGTSAISRIPAQGLLAGGSVTALARAFGKGHALVMGTADGRIIPVAIDFSQDFQGDERSITPSVTVGTPILAAPAPQPITRLAYQLGDSEVRYAALLRDQHLWLNTVRTVSRPDGTVSASPAQVDLTPDISGRVTAFALASRADLLAVGTEEGKVYHFDLRDEAKPVLTETTQTSERGQAVTALAYLMGDRSLVVGDAAGQVVVWMPVREHATTNTTHMTPIHRLAPHANAVTDVTISQRDKGFITTDAEGGIRLHHSTSAQTLLTFESQQGALRSTYFSPKADGLVSVTENDRLIRYQIANPYPEITLATLFSPVMYEGYERPELVWQSSSGSDDFEAKFSLTPLIFGTIKGTLYAMLLAVPLAVLAAIYTSMFMHPDYRAKIKPTIEIMAALPTVVLGFLAGLWFAPVLERNFPAMTGMVLMTPLAIGLSAGLFLLLPASIRHRIRPGVEALLMMPVIIAVVWGCLETNAWWEALLFDGHYKSWLEKTLGLNYDQRNAIVVGVAMGFAIIPIIYSISEEALTNVPKNLIAGSLALGATRWQTLVYLVLISASPGIFSALMIGLGRAVGETMIVLMATGNTPIMDWSLFNGFRTLSANIAVEIPEAPHGGTLYRTLFLAGLLLFVATFLLNTIAELIRQRLREKYSQF, from the coding sequence ATGAGCCTACCGCCTCTTACTCCCATATCGGTGCTTCAAGGAGATCCCTCCCCAGGCCGGGGTTCAATTCCGACCCCGGCCCTTGTGGGTGGGCTATTCAGCCGACGCCAAATCAGATCCATTACCGATGGGTTGACCCGATTTGTCATCAAGGCAGGTGGGATCAGCATTATTCTATGCATTCTGGGGATGTGTGTCTTTCTCGTCAAGGAAGTTATCCCGCTCTTTCTCCCGGCCCAAGCGACGCCGGTTGAGCCGATCACACTGTCTCCACTCGAACGCCCGGCAACCTCAACATTGGTCGGTATCGACGAACATCAAGAACTGGCCTATGTGTTGCGTGGAGATCTATTGGATTTTGTCTTCCTGGGGGAGGGCACGTCGGCGATCTCACGGATCCCTGCACAGGGCCTCCTGGCGGGTGGGTCCGTTACCGCGTTGGCGCGGGCCTTCGGTAAAGGACACGCTCTCGTCATGGGCACTGCGGATGGGCGTATCATCCCGGTCGCGATCGATTTCTCCCAAGACTTTCAGGGCGATGAACGTTCGATCACCCCGTCGGTTACGGTGGGAACTCCGATTCTTGCGGCCCCAGCTCCGCAACCGATCACCAGGCTGGCCTACCAGCTTGGGGATTCCGAGGTTCGGTATGCCGCTCTGCTCCGGGACCAGCATCTGTGGCTGAACACGGTGCGTACCGTCTCTCGGCCGGATGGAACCGTCTCCGCCTCACCGGCACAGGTCGATCTGACGCCCGATATCTCCGGTCGAGTGACGGCCTTTGCGCTCGCGAGTCGCGCAGACCTCTTGGCCGTCGGCACGGAGGAGGGCAAGGTCTACCATTTTGACCTCCGGGACGAGGCAAAACCGGTTCTGACCGAGACGACTCAGACTTCCGAGCGAGGCCAGGCTGTCACCGCGCTGGCCTATCTCATGGGTGACCGGAGTCTCGTGGTCGGCGATGCAGCCGGGCAGGTGGTCGTGTGGATGCCGGTACGGGAACATGCCACAACCAATACGACCCATATGACGCCCATTCATCGATTGGCCCCCCATGCGAACGCGGTCACTGACGTCACGATTTCGCAGCGGGATAAGGGATTTATCACGACAGATGCTGAAGGAGGAATCCGGCTGCACCATTCGACGTCTGCACAGACGTTGCTCACGTTCGAATCGCAACAGGGTGCGCTCCGCAGCACGTATTTTTCGCCGAAGGCCGATGGCCTGGTCAGTGTGACGGAAAATGATCGACTGATCCGGTACCAGATTGCGAATCCCTATCCGGAAATTACTCTGGCGACCCTGTTTTCCCCTGTGATGTATGAGGGCTATGAGCGACCGGAATTGGTGTGGCAGTCTTCGAGCGGATCGGACGACTTTGAGGCCAAATTTAGCCTCACCCCGCTCATCTTTGGGACGATCAAGGGGACTCTCTATGCCATGCTCCTCGCGGTCCCGCTGGCCGTATTGGCCGCGATCTACACCTCCATGTTCATGCATCCCGATTATCGGGCCAAGATCAAGCCGACGATCGAGATCATGGCGGCGCTCCCTACCGTGGTCCTTGGATTTTTGGCCGGACTCTGGTTTGCGCCGGTTCTGGAGCGGAACTTCCCCGCGATGACCGGAATGGTGCTGATGACTCCATTGGCTATTGGCCTTTCCGCCGGACTCTTTCTCTTATTGCCTGCGTCGATCCGGCATCGAATCCGGCCTGGTGTGGAGGCGTTGCTCATGATGCCGGTCATCATTGCCGTTGTCTGGGGATGCCTGGAGACGAATGCCTGGTGGGAAGCGCTCTTGTTTGATGGGCATTATAAATCGTGGCTCGAAAAGACGCTCGGGCTCAATTATGACCAGCGAAATGCCATCGTCGTCGGTGTAGCCATGGGGTTCGCCATTATCCCTATCATCTACAGTATCTCGGAAGAAGCCTTGACGAATGTTCCCAAGAATCTCATCGCCGGGTCCCTGGCCTTGGGCGCGACACGATGGCAGACGCTGGTGTATCTCGTGCTTATCTCAGCCAGCCCAGGTATCTTCTCAGCGCTGATGATCGGACTCGGTCGGGCTGTGGGAGAGACCATGATCGTCCTGATGGCGACCGGCAACACGCCGATTATGGACTGGAGCCTCTTCAACGGGTTCCGAACGCTTTCCGCTAATATCGCGGTCGAAATTCCAGAAGCGCCGCATGGGGGGACTCTGTATCGCACGCTCTTTTTGGCAGGCCTGCTCCTCTTTGTGGCGACCTTCCTGCTCAACACGATCGCGGAGCTCATACGACAACGGCTCAGGGAGAAGTATAGCCAATTCTAA
- the pstA gene encoding phosphate ABC transporter permease PstA: MKDWFRQFMASGELFIWGCGAGLSLSLFMIAGLMVLILINGLGYFWPADLVELTLKDGKHVIGQLAGDDVSPKGIPRIRMKIGNRDLYGLDYRWINADQIVERATPVDLVMVERREWGDFYGRLKTLLKEDQVVIEGAEGVWKALPPLLSDTEATEGPHPYSVLLVDANGKEKALAGEQVLRVLRPNDLSTLEKMWVYMGNIWTVLTTEPREANTEGGIFPAIFGTVMMVMIMSFIVTPFGVIGALYLREYARQGVIVRTVRIAVNNLAGVPSIVFGVFGLGFFVYGVGGTIDALWFSDRLPTPTFGTGGIMWASLTLALLTVPVVIVATEEGLAAVPREYREGSIGLGATKWETIWKVVLPTALPGILTGLILAMARAAGEVAPLMLTGVVKLAPAMPIDWTWPFIHLDRKFMHLGFHIYDVGFQSPNVEAAKPMVFVTTLVLIAVVVTLNLTGIILRNRMRRKYAGSTV, translated from the coding sequence ATGAAAGACTGGTTCAGACAATTCATGGCGAGCGGGGAGCTCTTCATCTGGGGTTGTGGGGCGGGGCTTTCCCTGTCGTTGTTCATGATCGCGGGGCTCATGGTTCTCATCCTCATCAATGGGTTGGGGTATTTCTGGCCGGCGGATCTCGTCGAACTGACGCTGAAGGACGGAAAACATGTGATCGGACAGTTAGCCGGCGACGATGTGAGTCCAAAAGGGATCCCACGCATCAGGATGAAGATCGGCAATCGTGATCTCTACGGGTTGGACTATCGGTGGATCAATGCCGATCAGATCGTCGAACGAGCCACGCCGGTAGATCTTGTGATGGTGGAGCGGCGTGAGTGGGGGGACTTTTATGGACGGCTCAAGACGCTCCTAAAGGAAGATCAGGTCGTCATAGAAGGCGCAGAAGGCGTGTGGAAAGCCTTACCTCCACTTCTTTCTGATACTGAAGCGACCGAAGGGCCGCATCCATACTCAGTACTTCTCGTCGATGCTAATGGCAAAGAAAAAGCGTTGGCGGGTGAGCAAGTCCTTCGAGTCTTGCGCCCGAATGATCTATCGACCCTCGAAAAAATGTGGGTCTATATGGGCAACATCTGGACCGTGTTGACAACGGAGCCGCGAGAGGCCAACACGGAAGGAGGAATCTTTCCGGCAATATTCGGCACGGTCATGATGGTGATGATCATGAGTTTCATCGTAACGCCTTTCGGAGTGATCGGGGCCTTATACCTGAGGGAATATGCTCGACAGGGAGTCATTGTGCGCACCGTCCGCATCGCGGTCAATAATCTGGCCGGTGTTCCCTCGATCGTCTTCGGGGTGTTCGGGCTGGGGTTTTTCGTGTATGGCGTAGGTGGGACGATCGATGCGCTCTGGTTCTCCGACAGACTGCCGACTCCGACGTTCGGTACAGGAGGCATCATGTGGGCCTCACTCACGCTGGCCCTGTTGACCGTGCCGGTCGTCATTGTCGCGACAGAGGAGGGGCTTGCCGCTGTGCCGAGAGAGTACCGGGAAGGGTCGATCGGGTTGGGTGCGACGAAATGGGAGACGATATGGAAGGTCGTCCTTCCTACGGCACTCCCGGGCATCCTGACGGGATTGATTCTGGCGATGGCTCGCGCAGCGGGCGAAGTGGCTCCCTTGATGTTGACGGGTGTGGTGAAGCTGGCACCAGCCATGCCGATCGATTGGACTTGGCCCTTTATTCACTTGGACCGAAAGTTCATGCATCTGGGGTTCCATATTTATGATGTCGGCTTTCAATCGCCGAACGTAGAGGCGGCTAAGCCCATGGTCTTCGTCACCACGTTAGTGTTGATTGCCGTCGTTGTTACCCTTAATCTGACGGGAATTATCTTGCGAAACCGGATGAGGAGGAAATATGCTGGATCAACAGTATGA
- a CDS encoding phosphate ABC transporter ATP-binding protein, which yields MESSVSKFSSQPSTQGNPKLRIEGFNFFYGPVQSLFKIDMEIPENQVTAFIGPSGCGKSTLLRCMNRLNDLIEGARHEGNIFIDNMDIFNPLIDITDLRKRVGMVFQKSNPFPKSIHENVAYGPRLQGLKNRAVLDEIVERSLRGAGLWEEVKDRLHKSALGLSGGQQQRLCIARALAVKPDVLLMDEPCSALDPIATGIIEELLHSLKKELTVVIVTHNMQQAARVSDCTAFMYLGQLIEFGLTKQLFTNPSKKQTEDYITGRFG from the coding sequence ATGGAATCGAGTGTTTCAAAATTTTCTTCCCAACCGAGCACGCAAGGAAATCCTAAGCTTCGCATTGAGGGGTTCAACTTTTTTTACGGGCCGGTTCAATCTCTATTCAAGATTGATATGGAGATACCTGAGAACCAGGTGACTGCCTTTATTGGTCCTTCCGGGTGCGGAAAATCCACCTTGCTCCGTTGCATGAATCGCCTCAATGATCTGATCGAGGGGGCTCGGCATGAGGGAAACATCTTCATCGACAACATGGATATTTTCAATCCCCTCATCGATATCACCGACCTTCGGAAACGTGTGGGCATGGTCTTTCAAAAATCGAATCCCTTCCCGAAGTCCATCCATGAAAATGTGGCATATGGCCCTCGCTTGCAAGGCTTGAAGAATCGGGCGGTCTTGGACGAGATCGTTGAGCGTAGCCTCCGCGGGGCAGGTCTCTGGGAAGAGGTTAAAGATCGATTGCACAAGAGCGCCCTCGGTTTGTCGGGCGGACAGCAGCAGCGACTGTGTATTGCTCGGGCGCTGGCGGTTAAGCCGGATGTCCTGCTCATGGACGAGCCCTGCTCGGCGCTGGATCCGATTGCCACCGGGATTATTGAAGAATTGCTGCATTCTCTGAAAAAGGAGTTGACCGTCGTCATCGTGACGCACAATATGCAGCAAGCGGCTAGGGTATCGGATTGTACCGCGTTCATGTACCTCGGCCAGTTGATCGAGTTCGGACTGACGAAGCAGCTGTTCACGAACCCTTCGAAGAAGCAAACGGAAGACTACATCACCGGACGATTCGGGTGA
- the phoU gene encoding phosphate signaling complex protein PhoU, whose protein sequence is MGQQRHFDEELAELRTKLTRMASLAEDQIDKALAALVSRDAALACEVIERDHKVNAMDVEIDESCIELLALHQPAAHDLRLVTTAMKLSTELERISDLSESICERAIELNEEPQLKPYIDIPRMGSLARVMVKESIDAFVKEDAALARKVIGDDDFVDDLMEQLFRELLSFMVENPHTISRAIRLSFIAKSLERVADHATNIAELVVYLVEGKIIRHTSPTVQS, encoded by the coding sequence ATGGGACAACAACGACATTTCGACGAAGAACTCGCGGAGTTGAGGACAAAGTTAACACGAATGGCAAGCCTGGCCGAGGATCAAATCGACAAGGCGCTAGCTGCCTTGGTGAGTCGCGATGCGGCTCTGGCCTGCGAGGTCATCGAACGAGACCATAAAGTGAATGCGATGGATGTAGAGATCGATGAATCGTGTATCGAGTTGTTGGCCCTCCACCAGCCGGCGGCACATGATCTTCGGCTGGTTACGACCGCGATGAAACTGTCCACTGAGTTGGAACGTATCAGTGACCTGTCCGAGAGTATCTGTGAGCGGGCCATTGAACTAAATGAAGAGCCGCAACTCAAGCCTTACATTGATATCCCCAGGATGGGGAGCCTCGCCCGGGTGATGGTGAAGGAAAGTATCGACGCCTTTGTCAAGGAAGATGCTGCGCTAGCCAGGAAAGTGATCGGGGATGACGACTTCGTCGATGACCTCATGGAACAATTGTTTCGTGAGCTCCTCTCGTTCATGGTGGAAAATCCCCACACGATTTCTCGCGCCATCCGGCTCAGCTTTATCGCCAAGTCGCTCGAACGAGTGGCCGATCATGCCACAAACATTGCCGAGCTCGTCGTCTATTTAGTGGAAGGGAAGATCATCCGTCACACGTCTCCGACAGTTCAGTCCTGA